One region of Oryza glaberrima chromosome 7, OglaRS2, whole genome shotgun sequence genomic DNA includes:
- the LOC127778879 gene encoding GDSL esterase/lipase At4g10955-like, giving the protein MAMAAAAQVNVSVWRDDDYRRMVMACLIEAVYLLELERQERRDAAAVAQQWWKPFRYRLAHELVDERDGSVFGAIFERDHQPAAAVDGEAPRAVIAFRGTLLRGPTIRRDVEDELRLLARNSLRGSARLAGALQALRATIERFGSENVCLCGHSLGAGFARQVARMLASSSSSSSPPSPRHHHHAAAAAAASLEFHLFNAPYLSLPMGVRSVVKTADCLLKAVRTGVAAVGRWHGKALKNVAYANCILGYTRLESSRRL; this is encoded by the coding sequence atggcaatggcggcggcggcgcaggtgaaCGTGTCGGTGTGGAGGGACGACGACTACAGGAGGATGGTGATGGCGTGCTTGATAGAGGCGGTGTACCTGCTGGAGCTGGAGAGGCAGGAGAGgagggacgcggcggcggtggcgcagcagTGGTGGAAGCCGTTCAGGTACAGGCTGGCGCACGAGCTGGTCGACGAGAGGGACGGCTCCGTGTTCGGCGCCATCTTCGAGCGGGACCACCAGCCGGCGGCcgcggtcgacggcgaggcgccGCGGGCGGTGATCGCGTTCCGCGGCACGCTGCTGCGGGGGCCGACCATCCGGCGCGACGTCGAGGACGAGCTCCGCCTGCTGGCGCGCAACAGCCTccgcggctcggcgcggctcgccggcgcgctCCAGGCGCTCAGGGCGACCATCGAGAGGTTCGGGTCGGAGAACGTCTGCCTCTGCGGCCACTCCCTCGGCGCCGGCTTCGCCCGCCAGGTCGCCAGGatgctcgcctcctcctcctcctcctcctcgccgccgtcgccgcgccaccaccaccacgccgccgccgccgccgcggcgtcgctcGAGTTCCACCTCTTCAACGCGCCCTACCTGTCGCTGCCCATGGGCGTCAGGAGCGTCGTCAAGACGGCCGACTGCCTGCTCAAGGCGGTGCgcaccggcgtcgccgccgtcggccggtGGCACGGCAAGGCGCTCAAGAACGTGGCCTACGCCAACTGCATCCTCGGCTACACGAGGCTCGAGAGCAGCAGGAGGTTGTGA
- the LOC127780647 gene encoding protein SHORT-ROOT 1: MDTLFRLVSLQAASEQQQQQQQSASYNSRSTTSSGSRSSSHQTNASYSYYHHSSNSGGGGGGGGGYYYGGQQPPPSQYYYLEPYQEECGNAPHHQLYMDEDFSSSSSSRHFHHGAPVQQQQPPASSTPTGTAPTPPLSTSSTAAGAGHGLFEAADLSFPPDLNLDFSSPASSSGGGTASSGAVGGGGGGRWASQLLLECARSVAARDSQRVQQLMWMLNELASPYGDVEQKMASYFLQGLFARLTASGPRTLRTLAAASDRNTSFDSTRRTALRFQELSPWSSFGHVAANGAILESFLEVAAAASSETQRFHILDLSNTFCTQWPTLLEALATRSADETPHLSITTVVSAAPSAPTAAVQRVMREIGQRMEKFARLMGVPFRFRAVHHSGDLAELDLDALDLREGGATTALAVNCVNSLRGVVPGRARRRDAFAASLRRLDPRVVTVVEEEADLVASDPDASSATEEGGDTEAAFLKVFGEGLRFFSAYMDSLEESFPKTSNERLALERGAGRAIVDLVSCPASESMERRETAASWARRMRSAGFSPVAFSEDVADDVRSLLRRYREGWSMREAGTDDSAAGAGVFLAWKEQPLVWASAWRP; this comes from the coding sequence ATGGATACGCTGTTTAGGTTGGTTAgcctccaagccgcctccgagcagcagcagcagcagcagcagtcggCGTCCTACAACTCGAGGAGCACGACGTCGAGCGGGTCCAGGTCGTCGTCGCACCAGACGAACGCGTCCTACAGCTACTACCACCACAGcagcaacagcggcggcggcggcggaggcggcggagggtaCTACTACGGCggccagcagccgccgccgtcgcagtaCTACTACCTGGAGCCGTACCAAGAAGAATGCGGCAACGCCCCACACCACCAGCTTTACATGGATGAAgacttctcctcctcgtcgtcgtcgaggcacTTCCACCACGGCGCgccggtgcagcagcagcagccgccggcgtcgtccacgCCCACGgggacggcgccgacgccgccgctgtcgaCCTCGTCCACCGCGGCGGGCGCCGGGCACGGCCTGTTCGAGGCGGCGGACCTGTCGTTCCCGCCGGACCTCAACCTCGACTTCTCGTCCccggcgtcgtcgtccggcGGCGGGACAGCGTCGTCGGGCGCGgttgggggcggcggcggcgggaggtgggcTAGCCAGCTGCTGCTGGAGTGCGCGCGGTCGGTGGCCGCCCGCGACAGCCAGCGCGTGCAGCAGCTCATGTGGATGCTCAACGAGCTCGCGTCGCCGTACGGCGACGTGGAGCAGAAGATGGCTTCCTACTTCTTGCAGGGGCTGTTCGCTCGGCTCACGGCGTCCGGGCCGCGCACGCTGCGCACGCTCGCCGCGGCGTCCGACCGGAACACGTCGTTCGACTCGACGCGGCGCACGGCGTTGCGGTTCCAGGAGCTCAGCCCCTGGTCCTCGTTTGGGCACGTCGCCGCCAATGGCGCCATCCTCGAGTCCTTCctggaggtcgccgccgcggcgtcgtcggagaCGCAGCGGTTCCACATCCTCGACCTGAGCAACACGTTCTGCACGCAGTGGCCGACGCTGCTGGAGGCGCTGGCCACGCGGTCCGCCGACGAGACGCCGCACCTCTCGATCACCACCGTGGTGtccgccgcgccgtccgcgcccacggcggcggtgcagcGCGTCATGCGGGAGATCGGGCAGCGCATGGAGAAGTTCGCGCGGCTCATGGGCGTGCCCTTCCGCTTCCGCGCCGTGCACCACTCCGGGGACCTCGCGGAGCTCGACCTCGACGCGCTCGACCTCCGCGagggcggcgccaccaccgcgctcgccgtcaACTGCGTCAACTCGCTGCGCGGCGTGGTTCCCGGCAGGGCCCGCCGGCGCGACGCGTTCGCGGCGTCGCTCCGCCGGCTGGACCCGCGGGTCGTCaccgtcgtcgaggaggaggcggacctGGTGGCGTCCGATCCCGacgcgtcgtcggcgacggaggaaggcggcgacaCGGAGGCAGCGTTCCTCAAGGTGTTCGGCGAGGGCTTGCGCTTCTTCTCGGCGTACATGGATTCGCTCGAGGAGAGCTTCCCCAAGACGAGCAACGAGAGGCTGGCATTGGAGAGGGGAGCAGGGCGCGCCATCGTCGACTTGGTCTCGTGCCCGGCGTCGGAGTCGATGgagcggcgggagacggcggcgtcgtgggcgcggcgcatgcggtCGGCCGGGTTCTCTCCGGTGGCATTCAGCGaggacgtcgccgacgacgtgcGATCGCTGCTGCGCCGGTACAGGGAAGGGTGGTCGATGCGCGAGGCCGGCACGGACGACTCGGCGGCCGGAGCCGGCGTCTTCCTCGCGTGGAAGGAGCAGCCTCTGGTGTGGGCAAGCGCGTGGCGGCCATGA
- the LOC127780685 gene encoding uncharacterized protein LOC127780685: MGNLGVREAGRMAVLSRRWRRLPGLLPRLVIDAREFEPAALRAGGHARTKRAMERVAGAVESLLPGDRAIERLRLDAYLLRDESYTVRRVVERLNDAVDSGKVAAGGLELVFRATGGGAAPDQDQPSKRQARRLARLLAAAASPSLLPSVAELSLVNLRFTSPALASLLGRCTGLEELGMYQSDAGFGAVLDVGHARLRRLAVHAVDEAMYKKLRVSSAPRLERVVVANWFCRYAPVSFGHVPCLRELHLKNKAVYYQEPVRLSKMLASIPHLESLTLGFSSWRIWIEPEAPKQLEPMFSKLKSLVLTGIFRGCDLSWTLFFLQAAPFLEEFILEVDKPLDAKAPSDIYGEMPKTDDVTWQVPEFQHHHLKHLEFSGFNEEEMHWRIVELVKERAVNLQSIALDDGCQACDVVANEYVLSGGIKNKKPVLLSVSQITGSPPILTLV; encoded by the exons ATGGGCAACCTCGGCGTCCGCGAGGCTGGGAGGATGGCCGTGCtgtcgaggcggtggcggcggctgcccgGCCTTCTCCCGCGGCTGGTCATCGACGCCCGGGAGTTCGAGCCCGCCGCTCTCCGCGCCGGCGGGCACGCGAGGACGAAGCGGGCCATggagcgcgtcgccggcgcggtggagagccTTCTTCCCGGAGACCGCGCCATCGAGCGGCTGCGGCTCGACGCGTACCTGCTCAGGGACGAGTCCTACACCGTCCGCCGCGTCGTCGAGCGCCTCAACGACGCCGTCGACAGCGGCAAGGTCGCGGCCGGCGGGCTGGAGCTCGTGTTCAGGGCCACCGGCGGAGGCGCTGCGCCCGATCAGGATCAGCCGAGCAAGCGGCaggcgcggcggctggcgcgcctcctggccgcggccgcgtcgccgaGCCTGCTGCCCTCCGTCGCCGAGCTCTCCCTCGTCAACCTGCGGTTCACGTCGCCGGCGCTCGCGTCCCTCCTCGGCCGCTGCACCGGCCTGGAGGAGCTCGGGATGTACCAGTCCGACGCGGGGTTCGGCGCGGTGTTGGACGTGGGGCACGCGCGGCTGAGGCGCCTCGCCGTGCACGCCGTGGACGAGGCCATGTACAAGAAACTGCGGGTGTCGTCGGCGCCGAGGCTggagcgcgtcgtcgtcgccaactGGTTCTGCCGCTACGCCCCCGTCTCGTTCGGCCACGTCCCGTGCCTCAGGGAGCTGCACTTGAAGAACAAAGCCGTTTACTACCAGGAACCAGTAAGACTAAGCAAAATGTTGGCCAGCATACCGCACCTCGAGTCTCTGACATTGGGGTTCTCATCTTGGAGG ATTTGGATCGAACCAGAGGCTCCCAAACAACTTGAACCGATGTTCAGCAAGCTGAAGTCCCTCGTTCTGACAGGAATTTTCCGTGGGTGCGACCTCTCGTGGACATTGTTCTTCCTCCAAGCAGCGCCGTTTTTGGAGGAATTTATACTCGAG GTGGACAAACCTTTAGATGCCAAGGCACCGAGTGATATTTATGGCGAAATGCCGAAGACCGACGATGTGACATGGCAGGTGCCTGAGTTCCAGCATCACCATCTCAAGCATCTGGAGTTCAGTGGCTTCAATGAAGAAGAAATGCACTGGAGGATAGTGGAGCTTGTCAAGGAGAGAGCTGTGAACCTGCAGAGCATTGCTCTGGATGACGGATGCCAAGCCTGCGATGTTGTGGCGAATGAATATGTTCTCTCCGGTGGGATCAAAAACAAGAAACCGGTGTTGTTATCAGTGTCCCAGATCACAGGATCTCCTCCTATTCTCACCCTTGTATAG
- the LOC127780718 gene encoding arabinosyltransferase RRA2-like, whose protein sequence is MASRREGPLMRGGAGGGAGQPLSRGSRIAAAVAVGVALGCVCAFLYPDGLLSRSSDAALHWPRQADSVACETSEGVTSLKSHVVLLERKNAEFRKQINELTMKLQLAGQGKDEVLYKAGPFGTVKAVRKNPTVIPDESINPRLAKILQQVAIKKELIVALANSNVREMLEMWFTNIKRVGISNYLIVALDDSTETFCKSKGVPFYRRDPDEGVDNIGKVGGNHAVSGLKFRILREFLQLGYSVLLSDIDIIFFQNPFDHLYRDADVESMSDGHDNRTAYGFNDVFDEPLMGWARYAHTMRIWVYNSGFFFIRPTIPSIELLDRVAGRLSREPKSWDQAVFNEELFFPSHPGYEGLHISKRTMDIYQFMNSKVLFKTVRKDANLRKLKPVIVHLNYHPDKSERMKAVIEFYVNGKQNALEHFPDGSE, encoded by the exons atgGCCAGCCGGCGGGAGGGCCCCCTgatgcgcggcggcgcgggcggcggggcaggGCAGCCGCTCTCGCGCGGGTCGCgcatcgcggcggcggtcgccgtcggcgtcgcgctCGGCTGCGTGTGCGCCTTCCTGTACCCCGAcggcctcctctcccgctcCTCCGACGCCGCCCTCCATTGGCCTCGCCAG GCTGACTCAGTTGCCTGTGAGACTTCTGAGGGAGTTACCAGCCTAAAGTCACATGTAGTATTGTTGGAGAGGAAAAATGCTGAATTTAGGAAGCAGATTAATGAACTAACAATGAAGCTTCAATTAGCTGGGCAAGGAAAAGACGAGGTTCTATATAAGGCTGGTCCTTTTGGTACTGTCAAGGCTGTTAGAAAAAATCCAACAGTTATCCCTGATGAATCCATAAATCCCAGATTGGCCAAGATATTGCAACAGGTTGCTATAAAGAAAGAACTAATTGTTGCATTGGCAAACTCCAATGTGAGAGAGATGCTTGAGATGTGGTTTACTAACATCAAACGAGTTGGGATTTCAAATTATTTAATTGTTGCATTGGATGACAGCACTGAAACCTTTTGCAAGTCTAAAGGtgttccattttataggcggGATCCTGACGAAGGAGTTGACAACATTGGAAAGGTAGGTGGAAACCATGCTGTGTCTGGACTAAAGTTTCGCATATTGAGGGAATTCTTGCAGCTTGGATATAGTGTGCTCCTATCAGATATCGATATTATTTTCTTCCAGAATCCGTTTGATCATCTTTACAGAGATGCTGATGTAGAGTCAATGAGTGATGGTCATGACAATAGGACAGCTTATGGTTTCAATGATGTATTTGATGAGCCCTTAATGGGCTGGGCAAGATACGCACACACAATGCGCATATGGGTTTATAATTCCGGATTTTTCTTCATAAGGCCAACAATTCCTTCTATTGAGCTTTTGGATAGAGTAGCTGGCCGCCTTTCTCGTGAACCCAAATCATGGGATCAAGCTGTTTTCAATGAGGAACTGTTCTTCCCCTCACATCCAGGTTATGAAGGTCTCCATATATCCAAAAGAACCATGGATATATACCAATTTATGAACAGCAAAGTTCTATTCAAGACTGTGAGGAAAGATGCTAATCTGCGGAAGTTGAAGCCAGTGATTGTGCACTTGAATTACCATCCTGATAAGTCGGAACGCATGAAAGCAGTGATTGAGTTTTACGTCAATGGAAAACAGAATGCACTTGAACATTTTCCTGATGGATCAGAATAA